A single genomic interval of Bacteroidota bacterium harbors:
- a CDS encoding T9SS type A sorting domain-containing protein, with the protein MRKKNELNPLLLLMFIVFALPTFAQDSLTYKVKTGLKFGLLNEFNPHDNYNVPTGIYYISKAMPEPAGKKVSHKNEVNQIRTAQGVQYNSRQANRRTASIPMVVEGFEGSIGGGIPNDNNVAVSRSGWVVSVLNTNIRVYNDTGKWLKNWSLEAFPRSVGNDRPGSGVGILDRSYDPKIVYDDVANKFIIVYLEGSESSDTRIIVAFSKTDNPLEGWNVYELNGNPFGGKTWSDYPVISLSEQDLYITVNIVKDSVDWTVGFTQSVIWQLHKSDGFQGDSLRANLIGDIQMGGKYIWNICGIPGGYNQFKAGMFFLSVRPSDKQNDTLFLHRIHNNLLDGKPVYSVKILTTDKPYGLPPDAYQPQAGYRLQTNDARVLSGFTHNNEIQYVQTTKNFQNNRSAIYHGTISNVYASPSVKGNIISDDSLDLAYPSMVYAGDGKWNSNAIITFSHASENHFPGSSIVYMNDNKEYSEIIRMKEGVGLINTFLPDSIERWGDYTGIQRDYGHPGTFWTTGSFGDKFNKNSTWINKISVNDKNVGTPTIMHQTRIVNAFPNPAKDILQLELFLVNKGKFSIRIIDITGKVVHTESRTAEQSGRYRFYMDIANLNAGVYSYQIMQNGSSQVITGKFLIEE; encoded by the coding sequence ATGAGAAAAAAAAATGAATTGAATCCATTGCTTCTGTTGATGTTCATTGTATTTGCATTGCCAACATTTGCACAGGATTCATTGACTTATAAAGTAAAAACAGGTTTGAAATTTGGGCTACTCAACGAATTTAACCCTCATGATAACTATAATGTTCCTACCGGAATTTATTATATCTCTAAAGCTATGCCTGAACCTGCAGGCAAAAAGGTGAGTCATAAAAATGAAGTAAATCAAATTCGTACTGCTCAAGGAGTACAATATAATAGCAGGCAAGCAAACAGACGAACAGCCTCTATCCCTATGGTTGTAGAAGGATTTGAAGGCTCAATTGGCGGAGGTATTCCCAATGATAATAATGTTGCGGTGTCCCGTTCCGGATGGGTCGTGAGTGTGCTTAATACCAATATCAGAGTGTATAACGATACCGGTAAGTGGCTTAAAAATTGGTCTTTGGAGGCATTCCCGCGCTCTGTGGGCAATGACAGACCGGGTAGTGGTGTTGGAATTCTGGACAGGTCCTATGATCCTAAAATAGTGTATGATGATGTTGCCAATAAATTTATCATCGTGTATTTGGAAGGCTCCGAAAGCTCGGATACGCGCATTATTGTTGCATTTTCAAAAACAGATAACCCGCTTGAAGGATGGAATGTTTACGAGTTAAATGGAAATCCATTTGGCGGGAAAACATGGTCTGACTATCCTGTCATTTCTCTTTCTGAACAAGATTTATATATCACAGTGAACATTGTAAAGGATAGTGTTGACTGGACAGTTGGATTTACTCAATCAGTCATTTGGCAGCTGCACAAAAGCGATGGATTTCAAGGAGATTCTTTACGTGCTAATTTGATTGGTGATATACAAATGGGTGGAAAATATATATGGAATATTTGTGGAATACCCGGAGGGTATAATCAATTTAAAGCAGGAATGTTTTTTTTGTCTGTCAGACCGAGTGACAAACAAAACGACACCCTATTTTTACATAGGATTCACAACAATCTTTTAGATGGTAAACCGGTGTATTCAGTTAAAATTTTGACAACCGATAAACCTTACGGATTGCCACCGGATGCATATCAACCTCAAGCCGGATATAGATTGCAGACCAACGATGCACGTGTGCTTTCAGGTTTTACACATAACAATGAAATTCAATATGTGCAAACTACCAAAAATTTTCAAAACAACCGCTCCGCCATCTATCACGGAACCATCAGCAATGTTTATGCAAGTCCGTCTGTCAAAGGAAACATTATTTCTGATGATTCATTAGACCTTGCTTATCCGAGTATGGTATATGCAGGGGATGGCAAATGGAACAGCAATGCTATCATCACTTTTTCGCATGCATCTGAGAATCACTTTCCGGGTTCATCTATTGTCTATATGAATGATAATAAGGAGTATAGCGAAATTATTCGCATGAAAGAGGGGGTAGGACTGATCAATACATTTCTCCCTGATTCAATTGAAAGATGGGGAGATTATACCGGTATTCAAAGAGATTATGGACATCCGGGAACATTTTGGACTACGGGTTCTTTTGGAGATAAATTCAACAAAAATAGTACTTGGATCAACAAAATTTCGGTTAATGACAAGAATGTGGGAACGCCAACTATAATGCATCAGACGAGGATTGTCAATGCTTTTCCTAACCCGGCAAAAGATATCTTGCAGCTTGAATTATTCCTTGTGAACAAAGGTAAATTTTCAATTCGCATTATTGATATAACCGGGAAGGTAGTGCATACCGAAAGCCGGACAGCAGAACAAAGCGGTCGTTACCGATTTTATATGGACATTGCTAATTTGAATGCAGGTGTTTATTCATATCAAATTATGCAAAATGGTAGTTCACAGGTGATAACGGGGAAATTTTTGATAGAAGAATAA
- the truB gene encoding tRNA pseudouridine(55) synthase TruB, with the protein MIANTPVNKPLEEGILLLNKPLHWTSFDVVKKVRFLIKAAKVGHAGTLDPLATGLVIICTGKTTKLIDSIQAQEKVYTGSFVLGATTDSYDLETVPKPTESYAIPPLTQVEQAAKQLSGTIEQVPPIYSAIKVGGKRAYKYAREGSTLELKSRQVTVHEFAITEFNFPLIGFMIRCSKGTYIRSIAHDLGEILGTGAYLNSLCRTQIGDFRLEDAFTIEGLGDYMKVK; encoded by the coding sequence ATGATTGCTAATACTCCCGTTAACAAACCTCTTGAAGAGGGAATCTTACTTCTAAACAAACCTTTACATTGGACTTCTTTTGATGTTGTCAAGAAAGTTCGCTTCCTAATCAAGGCTGCAAAAGTGGGGCATGCCGGCACGCTCGATCCATTAGCAACCGGGCTGGTTATTATTTGCACAGGCAAAACCACTAAATTAATCGACTCTATCCAAGCACAAGAGAAGGTTTATACAGGCTCGTTTGTGCTGGGTGCTACAACAGATTCCTATGATTTGGAAACTGTTCCTAAACCTACGGAAAGTTATGCTATTCCTCCTCTTACACAGGTTGAGCAAGCTGCCAAACAACTCAGCGGGACTATAGAACAAGTGCCCCCCATTTATTCTGCTATCAAAGTGGGAGGAAAAAGAGCATATAAGTATGCCAGAGAAGGGAGTACACTTGAGTTGAAATCGCGTCAAGTTACAGTGCATGAATTTGCAATTACTGAATTTAATTTTCCGTTAATAGGCTTTATGATTAGATGTAGCAAAGGAACCTATATTCGCAGCATTGCCCATGACTTGGGAGAAATATTAGGAACCGGAGCTTACCTGAACAGTTTATGCCGTACCCAAATCGGAGATTTTAGATTAGAAGATGCTTTTACAATCGAAGGCTTGGGAGATTATATGAAAGTAAAATGA
- a CDS encoding SNF2 family helicase: MIQINHHNYSKTQAKFQIVFSLESHPQLGLIIQVQAVEQLASGEFSMNFSKVRIQNAEFYGMSPDDISILKIIEEYEIEKLITLFYKGKKRIKSQEFLEKYCTSELVTQTIRPYLEKKITKILLKLQGRTIYYWGSGIVNQWIPVLVNENQSEVVFCVDRTDNGMTYYAQVFDNKKKVKIQSAKNVVIVNTPAYILIENKIHHFSSKTDARKIATFFNKEQIVVPKASEELYLNKFILPLALTHTLKTKQIEVQTVEVSKQAKINFLTFNSNFNLSLEFVYGDLTYPMHVVDDGKASLEKGAKDWIIKVFKRDKEWENLMIKELANNKINHFQGALFNLPENLSLETFISTTLPALQKKGFIINQDGIKQPFCLATPVLTYVVKDSNDWFDINIMVRFGTVEIPFKKLRTNILNNNNMFTLPDGSIAIIPQEWMQKLSPILDCATDSKDELRIGKYHYGLLEAFDNIGINRSGEKMKSMVEAYNKAIHVDVPITLKTKLRKYQQTGLQWLIALNENNFGGLLADDMGLGKTIQTLAFFEWFILNKRPESRSQTQIFKDMHSHAESERKVPFLVVVPTSLLHNWKNEIEHFTELHHFIYAGNQRNRYIWEYFYDFEVIITTYGTIRNDRDVFGRVKFDAIVFDEAQNLKNQSSITVKAASELNAKQKILLTGTPIENSISDLWSLLNIANPGILGNYSRFQTNFIQKIEKKNDTAKRAELKELVAPFILRRTKEEVAKELPPRHEQIVYCDMEPEQEKLYEKTKSFFRNELLKTISERGMEKSKLHILKGLLRLRQIANHPVLIDENFKDASGKFNIIVENLSDIVNRGNKVLVFSQFVTQLRLFKDKFEELGIAYAYIDGAVKSETRDKEVKKFQESDTCQVFLISLKAGGVGLNLTAADYVFIVDPWWNPAVERQAMDRAHRIGRERPVFVYKYITEKTVEEKIILLQERKKQLANDLIAVDAGTWLANIDKQDVEDILS, from the coding sequence GTGATTCAAATTAACCATCATAATTATTCTAAAACTCAAGCCAAATTTCAAATAGTTTTCTCACTTGAATCCCATCCGCAATTAGGACTTATTATACAGGTTCAGGCTGTTGAACAACTTGCCAGCGGAGAATTTTCAATGAATTTTTCTAAAGTAAGAATCCAAAATGCGGAATTTTATGGAATGTCCCCCGATGATATCTCAATCTTGAAAATTATAGAAGAATATGAAATTGAGAAATTGATTACTTTGTTTTACAAAGGTAAAAAACGCATTAAGTCACAAGAGTTTCTCGAAAAATATTGTACAAGTGAACTGGTTACTCAGACTATCAGACCTTATTTAGAGAAGAAAATCACCAAAATATTACTCAAACTTCAGGGGAGAACCATTTATTATTGGGGAAGTGGAATTGTAAATCAATGGATTCCCGTTTTGGTCAATGAAAACCAAAGTGAAGTTGTTTTTTGTGTTGATAGGACAGACAATGGAATGACATACTATGCTCAGGTATTTGATAACAAAAAGAAAGTCAAAATTCAAAGTGCAAAGAATGTTGTGATTGTTAACACTCCGGCTTATATCCTGATTGAAAATAAAATTCATCATTTTTCATCCAAAACGGATGCTCGCAAAATCGCTACCTTCTTTAATAAAGAGCAAATTGTAGTGCCAAAAGCTTCAGAGGAATTATACTTAAATAAATTCATTTTGCCTCTGGCACTGACCCATACCTTAAAAACAAAGCAAATTGAAGTGCAAACGGTCGAAGTGTCAAAACAGGCAAAGATTAATTTTCTCACTTTTAATTCAAACTTTAACTTATCGTTGGAGTTTGTTTATGGTGATTTGACATATCCAATGCATGTTGTTGATGATGGCAAGGCAAGTTTGGAGAAAGGCGCAAAAGACTGGATCATTAAGGTTTTTAAAAGAGATAAAGAATGGGAAAATTTGATGATCAAAGAGTTGGCAAATAATAAAATCAATCACTTTCAAGGTGCGTTGTTTAATTTGCCCGAGAATTTATCCTTAGAAACTTTTATATCAACTACTCTCCCTGCGCTTCAAAAAAAAGGATTTATAATTAATCAAGATGGAATCAAACAGCCATTTTGTCTGGCTACGCCTGTTTTAACTTATGTAGTTAAGGATAGCAATGATTGGTTTGATATCAATATCATGGTGCGATTTGGGACTGTCGAAATTCCATTCAAAAAGCTCAGGACAAATATCCTCAATAACAATAATATGTTCACGCTGCCGGATGGTTCTATAGCAATTATACCGCAGGAATGGATGCAAAAATTGTCTCCCATTCTAGATTGTGCCACAGATTCCAAGGATGAATTGAGAATTGGAAAATACCATTATGGACTTTTGGAGGCTTTTGATAATATCGGTATTAATCGCTCTGGCGAAAAGATGAAGTCAATGGTAGAAGCATACAACAAGGCGATACATGTTGATGTTCCAATTACTCTTAAGACAAAATTGAGGAAATATCAACAGACCGGGTTGCAATGGCTGATCGCACTGAACGAGAATAATTTTGGGGGACTGCTTGCAGATGATATGGGTTTAGGTAAAACTATTCAAACACTTGCATTTTTTGAATGGTTTATACTCAATAAGCGTCCTGAAAGTAGAAGCCAGACACAGATTTTCAAGGACATGCATAGTCATGCAGAATCTGAAAGAAAGGTACCTTTTCTTGTTGTTGTCCCTACTTCTTTGCTGCATAATTGGAAAAATGAAATCGAACATTTTACAGAACTCCACCATTTTATCTATGCCGGAAATCAGCGCAATAGGTATATCTGGGAATATTTTTACGATTTTGAAGTGATTATCACCACTTATGGCACAATCCGAAATGACAGAGATGTTTTTGGAAGAGTGAAATTTGATGCAATCGTTTTTGATGAAGCTCAGAATCTGAAAAATCAAAGCTCCATTACTGTAAAAGCCGCTTCCGAGCTAAATGCCAAACAGAAAATATTACTGACCGGTACTCCGATAGAAAACTCTATTTCGGATTTATGGTCACTCCTTAATATTGCCAATCCGGGAATTCTTGGAAATTATTCCCGTTTTCAAACTAATTTTATCCAAAAGATTGAAAAAAAGAATGATACTGCCAAACGTGCTGAATTAAAAGAATTGGTAGCACCTTTTATTCTGAGGCGTACCAAAGAAGAGGTTGCCAAAGAATTACCGCCTCGCCACGAACAGATTGTTTATTGCGATATGGAACCTGAACAGGAAAAATTATATGAAAAAACCAAATCTTTTTTCCGTAATGAATTGCTCAAAACCATTTCAGAAAGAGGGATGGAGAAATCTAAGTTGCATATTCTCAAAGGGCTGCTCCGATTAAGGCAGATTGCCAATCATCCCGTTTTAATTGATGAAAATTTTAAAGATGCTTCGGGAAAATTTAACATCATAGTCGAAAACCTTTCAGATATTGTGAATAGAGGGAACAAAGTCTTGGTGTTTTCACAGTTTGTAACACAACTCCGACTGTTCAAAGATAAATTTGAAGAGTTAGGAATCGCGTATGCATACATTGATGGAGCTGTGAAATCTGAAACCAGAGACAAAGAAGTAAAAAAATTTCAGGAATCAGATACATGCCAAGTTTTTCTTATATCACTCAAAGCCGGAGGAGTCGGACTCAATCTTACCGCTGCTGATTATGTATTTATAGTTGATCCTTGGTGGAATCCCGCTGTAGAAAGACAGGCAATGGATAGAGCACATAGGATAGGAAGAGAAAGACCAGTCTTTGTTTACAAATACATTACCGAAAAAACAGTCGAAGAAAAAATTATCTTGTTGCAAGAACGCAAAAAACAACTTGCAAATGATTTGATTGCTGTAGATGCAGGTACTTGGCTTGCCAATATTGACAAACAAGATGTGGAAGATATTTTGAGCTAA
- a CDS encoding prolyl oligopeptidase family serine peptidase, which yields MHTYIYPETKKVEVKDTFFGEVVEDPYRWLENDQDPEVAKWVEAQNKLTFSHLDTIPFRSQLRDMLEKVWNYERYSAPFQRGIYTYFFKNDGLQNQSVLYRQKENAEPEVFLDPNTFSEDGTTSLGGISFSKDGSLMAYQISEGGSDWRKVIVWNALTKEILDDTLKDVKFSGLSWKGNTGFYYSSYDKPKEGSELSGKTTEHKLFFHKLGDKQERDRLIFGGSQTPRRYIDGTVSEDENYLIITAAESTTGNEIYVQDLRINNAPLKTVVGNFDNNHAVVHTDKDNLYIVTDLDAPNQKLVKVNKNKLDLKSAQVIIPESNMPLSVSTGAGKLFANYLKDALSFVVQYNTNGVKEREIELPGSGTTAGFDGRWEDTLLYFSFTNFIRPSTIYSLNPQDGVTSIYKQPKLDFNPDDFESYQVFFKSKDGTKIPMMITHKKGLVKDGKNPTMLYGYGGFNINLTPSFSPAVAVWLKLGGIYAVPNLRGGGEYGKEWHDAGIKMKKQNVFDDFIAAAEYLIQERYTSSSKLAISGGSNGGLLVGACLTQKPDLFAVALPAVGVLDMLRYHKFTAGAGWAYDYGTADDSKEMFNYLKAYSPVHNTRAGVNYPATLITTGDHDDRVVPAHSFKFAAALQAVNDGSNPTLIRIETKAGHGAGKPTSMLIDEAADKYAFALYHMGVKTIN from the coding sequence ATGCACACCTATATTTATCCCGAAACCAAGAAAGTGGAAGTCAAAGACACATTCTTTGGTGAAGTGGTCGAGGACCCGTATCGTTGGCTCGAAAATGACCAAGACCCTGAAGTTGCGAAATGGGTTGAGGCTCAAAATAAACTTACTTTCAGTCATTTAGATACGATTCCTTTTAGAAGTCAATTAAGAGATATGCTTGAAAAAGTATGGAACTACGAACGTTATTCTGCACCTTTCCAAAGGGGAATTTATACCTATTTTTTCAAAAATGATGGATTACAAAATCAATCTGTTTTGTATAGACAAAAAGAGAATGCTGAACCTGAAGTGTTTTTAGACCCTAACACTTTTTCGGAAGACGGTACTACCTCCTTGGGAGGCATAAGTTTTTCAAAAGATGGCAGCCTAATGGCTTATCAAATAAGTGAAGGCGGAAGTGATTGGCGCAAAGTCATTGTTTGGAACGCTCTCACCAAAGAGATTTTAGATGACACGCTCAAAGATGTAAAGTTCTCAGGATTAAGTTGGAAAGGAAATACAGGTTTTTATTACAGCAGTTATGACAAACCCAAAGAGGGAAGCGAACTTTCGGGCAAAACTACTGAACACAAACTATTTTTTCATAAATTAGGAGACAAACAAGAGCGTGACCGATTGATTTTTGGAGGAAGCCAAACACCTCGCAGATATATTGATGGTACTGTATCCGAAGATGAAAATTATTTGATTATAACTGCTGCTGAATCCACTACCGGAAACGAGATTTATGTCCAAGATTTACGAATTAACAATGCTCCATTAAAGACTGTTGTGGGTAATTTTGATAATAATCACGCAGTAGTTCATACTGATAAAGACAATTTATACATAGTTACCGACTTAGATGCACCTAATCAGAAATTGGTGAAAGTCAATAAAAATAAACTCGATTTGAAAAGTGCACAAGTTATTATTCCTGAGTCAAATATGCCACTATCAGTTAGTACCGGTGCCGGCAAGTTGTTTGCAAATTATCTCAAAGATGCGCTTTCATTTGTAGTTCAGTACAATACAAATGGTGTCAAAGAAAGAGAAATTGAACTGCCAGGGAGTGGGACTACTGCAGGATTTGATGGACGTTGGGAAGATACACTATTGTATTTCTCTTTTACCAATTTTATACGTCCAAGTACAATCTATTCTCTCAATCCACAAGATGGTGTAACTTCTATTTACAAACAACCCAAATTAGACTTTAACCCCGATGACTTTGAGAGTTATCAAGTGTTTTTTAAAAGTAAAGATGGCACAAAAATTCCCATGATGATTACGCATAAAAAAGGCTTGGTCAAAGACGGCAAAAATCCGACTATGCTTTATGGTTATGGTGGTTTTAATATTAATCTTACACCTTCCTTTAGCCCGGCAGTGGCGGTTTGGCTCAAACTGGGCGGGATATATGCAGTGCCAAATTTGAGAGGAGGAGGCGAATACGGAAAAGAATGGCATGATGCAGGAATCAAAATGAAAAAACAAAATGTATTTGACGATTTCATTGCAGCAGCAGAATATTTGATTCAAGAACGCTACACAAGTAGTTCAAAGCTGGCTATCAGCGGAGGTTCAAATGGAGGGTTATTGGTAGGCGCATGTTTAACCCAAAAACCGGATTTGTTTGCGGTAGCTTTGCCTGCCGTGGGAGTTTTGGATATGTTGCGATACCATAAGTTTACAGCTGGAGCCGGTTGGGCTTATGACTATGGAACTGCGGATGATTCAAAAGAAATGTTTAACTATCTGAAGGCATATTCACCTGTTCACAATACCAGAGCAGGGGTAAATTACCCGGCAACACTCATTACCACCGGAGATCATGATGATAGAGTTGTTCCTGCACATTCATTTAAATTTGCGGCAGCACTGCAAGCGGTGAATGATGGCAGTAATCCTACCTTGATCCGTATTGAAACTAAAGCCGGACACGGTGCAGGCAAACCAACCTCTATGCTAATTGACGAAGCTGCCGACAAATATGCTTTTGCGCTGTACCACATGGGAGTAAAGACAATTAACTGA
- a CDS encoding M23 family metallopeptidase: MIRLKQKIYSINLINLFSIVLFALLSIHSAKAFNVMIDTTAANNSHSFWKAIDKDSAQNSSYSEPIISDNSDENFRFGPVDEFFIDWDTSVVDPYQFDIKEITYDFPVCLFISPNDEYSLPLKSLYKTSPFGPRWGRHHKGIDFGLNIGDTVLNMFDGMVRISTYSPTFGNFVVVRHFNGLETIYAHMSERNVAIGDIVKAGDCVGLGGNTGRSTGPHLHFEIRFRGVAFDPENIFDFEYADIASDELTIEPTLFNYLKYKPTKRSTNGGGGKYHTIQHGETLYSISKKYGTTISQICRLNGISQNATIRAGNRVRVR; the protein is encoded by the coding sequence ATGATAAGATTGAAGCAGAAAATATACTCTATAAACCTCATTAATTTGTTTTCAATAGTGCTTTTTGCGCTATTATCAATTCACTCGGCAAAAGCATTCAACGTAATGATTGATACAACTGCTGCCAATAATTCACACTCTTTTTGGAAGGCGATTGATAAAGATTCTGCTCAAAACTCGTCCTATTCCGAACCCATTATATCAGACAATTCAGATGAAAACTTCAGATTTGGACCGGTTGATGAGTTTTTTATTGATTGGGATACTTCAGTGGTAGACCCATATCAATTTGACATCAAAGAGATTACTTACGATTTTCCGGTTTGTCTGTTTATAAGTCCAAATGATGAATATTCACTCCCACTAAAAAGTTTATATAAAACCTCTCCATTTGGTCCACGTTGGGGAAGGCATCACAAGGGCATAGACTTTGGACTCAATATTGGCGATACTGTATTGAATATGTTTGATGGCATGGTCAGAATTTCTACCTACAGTCCTACTTTTGGTAATTTTGTTGTAGTGAGGCATTTCAATGGCTTAGAAACCATATATGCACACATGTCCGAACGTAATGTGGCTATAGGTGATATCGTGAAAGCAGGTGATTGTGTTGGTTTGGGTGGTAATACCGGACGTTCGACCGGTCCTCATCTCCATTTTGAAATACGTTTTAGAGGTGTTGCGTTTGATCCGGAAAACATCTTTGATTTTGAGTATGCAGACATTGCCAGTGATGAATTAACGATTGAACCTACATTGTTTAATTACCTTAAATACAAACCGACTAAGCGCTCAACTAACGGAGGTGGAGGGAAGTACCATACTATTCAGCATGGTGAAACACTATATAGCATATCTAAGAAATATGGAACCACCATCAGTCAGATTTGCAGACTGAATGGAATTTCTCAAAATGCAACAATCCGTGCCGGAAATCGTGTAAGGGTTAGATAA
- a CDS encoding 50S ribosomal protein L25/general stress protein Ctc: MKTILLKGEKRAELGTKSAKSLRNEGKVPCVLYSKDALEHFTVYRQDFKNLVYTPNTYKVKLSVDGTEFNAILQDIQFDPVNDVITHADFLKVDDKTSVTVNIPVVIVGSAPGVRAGGKLIQKISKMQVKGLLNNLPDSIEVNIESLNIGQSIKVKDVVANNFQILDAQENAIVSCKITRAVVTADAPAATAAAK; the protein is encoded by the coding sequence ATGAAAACCATATTATTAAAAGGCGAAAAAAGAGCAGAATTAGGTACGAAATCCGCTAAATCATTAAGGAATGAAGGTAAAGTGCCATGCGTATTGTACAGTAAAGATGCTCTTGAACATTTTACTGTTTACCGTCAGGATTTCAAAAATTTAGTTTACACACCGAATACATATAAGGTGAAATTATCAGTTGATGGAACTGAATTTAATGCCATTTTACAAGACATTCAATTTGACCCTGTAAATGATGTAATTACCCATGCCGACTTCTTGAAAGTTGATGATAAAACATCGGTTACAGTTAACATCCCTGTTGTAATTGTTGGTAGTGCACCGGGCGTAAGGGCAGGTGGAAAATTAATTCAGAAAATCTCCAAGATGCAGGTAAAAGGATTATTAAATAATCTTCCGGATTCAATCGAAGTGAACATAGAATCATTGAATATTGGACAATCCATCAAAGTAAAAGATGTTGTTGCCAATAATTTTCAGATTCTTGATGCACAAGAAAATGCGATCGTTTCTTGTAAAATAACAAGAGCGGTTGTTACAGCTGATGCTCCGGCAGCAACTGCCGCAGCTAAATAA
- a CDS encoding bifunctional riboflavin kinase/FAD synthetase gives MKLFTSLPFKDTFKNAVLTQGTFDGVHLGHRKIIERMKEIASKVGGETVLLTFYPHPRHVLNTHPSELKLLSTMEEKIVLLEEAGLDNLVMIPFNPEFASIEPEDFVRDILFERFNVNTFVVGYDHRFGKHRRGDYSLLNSLKEKYQFDLVQIGAQEADEMTVSSTNIRKALLNGDLKTANDLLGRPYIMIAEVVDGLKLGRTLSFPTANLQIKDMHKLIPAHGVYAVSIVIHGKKYFGMSSIGANPTIVEKGFSIEVNIFNFANSIYGEEIQVNFVHLLREERKFDSLDELKAQLINDKIEAENILYKPH, from the coding sequence ATGAAACTATTTACCTCACTTCCGTTCAAAGATACTTTTAAGAATGCTGTGCTAACCCAAGGCACTTTTGATGGTGTCCATTTGGGACATCGCAAAATTATTGAACGCATGAAAGAAATAGCTTCTAAAGTAGGAGGGGAGACAGTGCTATTGACTTTCTATCCGCATCCCCGCCATGTTTTGAATACACATCCAAGTGAATTAAAATTACTTTCTACTATGGAAGAAAAGATTGTATTGCTTGAGGAAGCCGGACTTGACAATCTTGTGATGATTCCTTTCAATCCGGAGTTTGCTTCTATCGAACCGGAGGATTTTGTACGTGATATCTTATTTGAAAGGTTTAATGTAAATACGTTTGTTGTTGGATATGACCATCGCTTTGGCAAGCATAGGCGCGGGGATTATAGTTTGTTAAATTCATTAAAAGAAAAATACCAATTTGATCTGGTTCAAATCGGAGCCCAAGAAGCAGATGAAATGACGGTTAGCTCAACCAATATTAGGAAAGCATTGTTGAATGGAGATCTAAAAACCGCCAATGACTTACTAGGGCGCCCTTATATTATGATTGCTGAAGTAGTTGACGGTCTAAAACTTGGCAGAACTTTGAGTTTTCCTACGGCAAACTTACAAATCAAGGACATGCATAAGCTAATTCCGGCTCATGGAGTGTATGCAGTGAGCATTGTTATTCATGGAAAAAAATACTTTGGAATGTCGAGTATTGGAGCCAATCCGACTATTGTTGAAAAAGGATTTTCAATTGAAGTAAATATTTTTAACTTTGCAAACTCAATTTATGGTGAGGAAATTCAAGTGAATTTTGTGCACCTTTTGAGAGAAGAAAGAAAGTTTGACAGTTTAGATGAGCTTAAAGCACAGCTTATAAATGATAAGATTGAAGCAGAAAATATACTCTATAAACCTCATTAA